In one Corynebacterium bovis DSM 20582 = CIP 54.80 genomic region, the following are encoded:
- a CDS encoding ferrochelatase: MPEHPHDAPTAHTPDGPDPSARRALLYLSFGGPEKKEDVVPFLENVTRGRNIPRERLVEVGEHYFTLGGRSPINDLNRQIIGTVESTLAEAGADVPVYFGNRNWHPFVEDTVAQMARDGITEALVFATSAWGGYSGDRQYAEDITRATAATREAGLTPPTLTKIRPFHDHPRFAPIFARGVDDALASLPEDVRADADLIFTAHSIPLSADEESAPDDPSQRYSGQILTTAREVRALTSFADDGAADVDLVWQSRSGPPHIPWLEPDICDHLERRVAEGNRNPVVLCPVGFVSDHVEVIWDLDTEAAQTAERLGVTLVRSRTPGPTAEFAAMVVDLMRELWPDLPAPA, encoded by the coding sequence ATGCCTGAACACCCTCACGACGCCCCCACGGCCCACACGCCCGACGGTCCGGACCCCTCCGCCCGCCGGGCGCTGCTCTACCTCTCCTTCGGCGGCCCGGAGAAGAAGGAGGACGTGGTCCCCTTCCTCGAGAACGTGACCCGGGGCCGGAACATCCCCCGGGAGCGGCTCGTCGAGGTCGGCGAGCACTACTTCACCCTCGGCGGGCGCAGCCCGATCAACGACCTCAACCGGCAGATCATCGGCACCGTCGAGTCGACGCTCGCCGAGGCCGGCGCGGACGTGCCCGTGTACTTCGGCAACCGCAACTGGCACCCGTTCGTCGAGGACACGGTGGCGCAGATGGCCCGCGACGGGATCACGGAGGCGCTCGTCTTCGCGACGTCCGCGTGGGGCGGGTACTCCGGTGACCGGCAGTACGCCGAGGACATCACGCGGGCGACCGCGGCGACGCGGGAGGCGGGGCTCACCCCGCCGACGCTGACGAAGATCCGGCCGTTCCACGACCATCCCCGGTTCGCGCCGATCTTCGCCCGGGGTGTCGACGACGCCCTGGCGTCGCTGCCGGAGGACGTGCGCGCGGACGCGGACCTGATCTTCACCGCGCACTCCATCCCGCTGTCGGCGGACGAGGAGTCCGCCCCCGACGACCCGTCGCAGCGCTACTCCGGGCAGATCCTCACGACCGCCCGCGAGGTGCGGGCCCTGACGTCCTTCGCGGACGACGGCGCCGCGGACGTCGACCTCGTGTGGCAGTCCCGGTCGGGCCCCCCGCACATCCCGTGGCTGGAACCGGACATCTGCGACCACCTGGAGCGGCGGGTCGCGGAGGGCAACCGCAACCCGGTCGTCCTGTGCCCGGTGGGCTTCGTCTCCGACCACGTGGAGGTCATCTGGGACCTGGACACGGAGGCCGCGCAGACGGCGGAGCGGCTGGGTGTCACGCTCGTGCGCTCGCGGACGCCGGGGCCGACGGCCGAGTTCGCCGCGATGGTGGTCGACCTCATGCGTGAGCTGTGGCCCGACCTGCCCGCCCCGGCCTGA
- a CDS encoding DMT family transporter, whose product MTHNNLLAIVFALASALTIAWGTVARHQITEQTTSGPEDGGGVPILAAVTRPLWWAGVFCALFGYVLQIVALGFGTLLVVQPILVLSLMFTLPLSARFDGRRVSTPEMTWAGLLTVAVGVVVVMGRPLPGLSQPPVHIWLIALVVGAVVLSAVVASSRRRFRSEKALLLGTVTGAIMGYVAVLSKSVVDIFVSGGLGGLVAAWEFYGLVAMAVLGTVVQQSSFNAGALKNSLPAMTITEPLVAFTLGYFVLGESFQVRGAQWIAMAAALAVMIVSTVVLSRKGVD is encoded by the coding sequence ATGACTCACAACAACCTGTTGGCGATCGTCTTCGCCCTCGCGTCCGCCCTCACCATCGCCTGGGGGACGGTCGCGCGGCACCAGATCACCGAACAGACGACGAGCGGACCGGAGGACGGCGGAGGGGTGCCGATCCTCGCGGCGGTGACCCGTCCGCTGTGGTGGGCCGGGGTGTTCTGCGCGTTGTTCGGCTACGTCCTCCAGATCGTGGCACTCGGCTTCGGCACGCTGCTCGTCGTCCAGCCGATCCTCGTGCTCTCCCTCATGTTCACGCTCCCGCTGTCGGCCCGGTTCGACGGCCGCCGGGTGAGCACCCCGGAGATGACGTGGGCGGGGCTGCTCACCGTCGCGGTCGGCGTGGTCGTCGTCATGGGGCGTCCCCTGCCGGGCCTGTCGCAGCCGCCGGTGCACATCTGGCTGATCGCCCTCGTCGTCGGGGCGGTCGTCCTCAGCGCCGTGGTGGCGTCCTCGCGGCGTCGGTTCCGCAGCGAGAAGGCGCTGCTGCTCGGGACGGTGACCGGCGCGATCATGGGGTACGTCGCGGTGCTGTCGAAGTCGGTCGTGGACATCTTCGTCTCCGGCGGGCTGGGCGGGCTCGTCGCCGCGTGGGAGTTCTACGGCCTCGTCGCGATGGCGGTGCTGGGCACGGTCGTCCAGCAGTCGTCGTTCAACGCGGGCGCGCTGAAGAACTCGCTGCCGGCGATGACGATCACCGAGCCGCTCGTGGCGTTCACGCTGGGGTACTTCGTCCTCGGGGAGAGTTTCCAGGTCCGCGGCGCCCAGTGGATCGCGATGGCCGCGGCGCTCGCGGTGATGATCGTCTCGACGGTCGTGCTGTCCCGCAAGGGCGTCGACTGA
- a CDS encoding catalase codes for MRGVCPVTGHSSNINGAPVRTEEHSVTVGAQGPIALNDVHLIEKHAHFNRERIPERNVHAKGSGAFGELTVTEDVSKYTKADLFQPGRVTPMLARFSTVAGEQGYPDTVRDVRGFSLKFYTQEGNYDLVGNNTPVFFLRDGIKFPDFIRSQKRLHGPGLQSADMQWDFWTRSPESAHQVTYLMGDRGIPTDFRHMDGFSSHTYQWINADNERFWVKYHFKTRQGWKYFTDEEASQVLASQDFDHSRKDLWEAIEAGDYPTWDVKVQIMPLDEAEGYRWNPFDLTKTWSQKDYPLIPVGHFTLNRNPENFFAQIEQAAFAPSNIVPGIGFSPDKMLLARSFAYADTQRYRLGVNYHQIPVNHPIADNGNHFTAKDGASAHEFPPAGTPTYSPNRFDRGEGLDDVKDGSGAVEKGVAPGESKYGFGRGQESATGVAYDLGLFDENHGGDLTRGAYVRHEDDDDFMQPGILVREVLDDAARERLAGNIARAMDGVSEQVEQQCYVYWSKVDENLGARVKELFQAADNSPADQTGPRGE; via the coding sequence ATGCGCGGGGTCTGCCCCGTGACCGGGCACTCCAGCAACATCAACGGCGCCCCGGTCCGCACCGAGGAGCACAGCGTCACCGTCGGTGCGCAGGGCCCCATCGCCCTCAACGACGTGCACCTCATCGAGAAGCACGCCCACTTCAACCGGGAGCGCATCCCGGAGCGCAACGTCCACGCGAAGGGCTCCGGCGCCTTCGGTGAGCTCACCGTCACCGAGGACGTCTCGAAGTACACGAAGGCGGACCTCTTCCAGCCGGGCCGCGTGACCCCGATGCTCGCCCGCTTCTCCACCGTCGCCGGTGAGCAGGGCTACCCCGACACCGTCCGCGACGTCCGCGGGTTCTCGCTGAAGTTCTACACCCAGGAGGGCAACTACGACCTCGTGGGGAACAACACCCCGGTGTTCTTCCTCCGCGACGGCATCAAGTTCCCGGACTTCATCCGCTCCCAGAAGCGGCTCCACGGCCCGGGCCTCCAGTCCGCCGACATGCAGTGGGACTTCTGGACCCGCAGCCCGGAGTCCGCACACCAGGTCACCTACCTCATGGGTGACCGCGGCATCCCGACGGACTTCCGCCACATGGACGGCTTCAGCTCCCACACCTACCAGTGGATCAACGCCGACAACGAGCGCTTCTGGGTGAAGTACCACTTCAAGACCCGCCAGGGCTGGAAGTACTTCACCGACGAGGAGGCCTCGCAGGTCCTCGCCTCCCAGGACTTCGACCACTCCCGCAAGGACCTGTGGGAGGCCATCGAGGCCGGCGACTACCCGACGTGGGACGTCAAGGTGCAGATCATGCCCCTCGACGAGGCCGAGGGCTACCGCTGGAACCCGTTCGACCTCACCAAGACCTGGTCCCAGAAGGACTACCCGCTCATCCCGGTCGGCCACTTCACGCTGAACCGGAACCCGGAGAACTTCTTCGCCCAGATCGAGCAGGCCGCGTTCGCGCCGTCGAACATCGTCCCCGGCATCGGCTTCTCCCCGGACAAGATGCTGCTCGCGCGCTCCTTCGCGTACGCGGACACGCAGCGCTACCGCCTCGGCGTGAACTACCACCAGATCCCGGTCAACCACCCGATCGCGGACAACGGCAACCACTTCACCGCGAAGGACGGCGCCTCGGCGCACGAGTTCCCGCCGGCCGGCACGCCGACGTACTCGCCGAACCGCTTCGACCGCGGCGAGGGCCTCGACGACGTCAAGGACGGCTCCGGTGCCGTCGAGAAGGGCGTCGCCCCCGGCGAGTCGAAGTACGGCTTCGGCCGCGGGCAGGAGTCCGCGACCGGCGTCGCCTACGATCTCGGTCTGTTCGACGAGAACCACGGCGGCGACCTCACCCGGGGCGCGTACGTCCGGCACGAGGACGACGACGACTTCATGCAGCCGGGCATCCTCGTCCGGGAGGTTCTCGACGACGCCGCGCGTGAGCGGCTCGCCGGGAACATCGCCCGGGCCATGGACGGTGTCTCCGAGCAGGTCGAGCAGCAGTGCTACGTCTACTGGAGCAAGGTCGACGAGAACCTCGGCGCCCGCGTCAAGGAGCTCTTCCAGGCCGCCGACAACAGCCCGGCCGACCAGACCGGCCCGCGCGGCGAGTGA
- a CDS encoding RNA polymerase sigma factor: MHQTTATDGTAPDGGHRRPGRPDDTAVTDLALRAATGDRTALNAFIQATHQDVWRLLAHLADTDRADDLTQETYLRVLGALPRFAARSTARTWILSLARRVWVDSVRHDMARPRKSTAQWEDAAEHSPSPDTAGDQTWAELVDARALLDLLDPERREALVLTQVLGYTYAEAADIAGVRVGTIRSRVARARADMVAAQDAARAAGEAGDRSRATARTAGLPGRGDDATLRRTGGLPGAPAARRRGHLRDVG; this comes from the coding sequence GTGCACCAGACGACCGCCACCGACGGCACCGCCCCCGACGGCGGCCACCGACGCCCCGGTCGGCCCGACGACACGGCCGTGACCGACCTCGCCCTCCGCGCCGCGACCGGCGACCGGACGGCGCTCAACGCCTTCATCCAGGCCACCCACCAGGACGTGTGGCGGCTCCTCGCCCACCTCGCGGACACCGACCGCGCCGACGACCTCACCCAGGAGACCTACCTGCGGGTCCTCGGCGCGCTGCCCCGCTTCGCCGCCCGGTCGACGGCCCGGACGTGGATCCTCTCCCTCGCCCGCCGGGTGTGGGTGGACAGCGTCCGCCACGACATGGCCCGGCCCCGCAAGTCCACCGCGCAGTGGGAGGACGCCGCCGAGCACTCCCCGTCGCCCGACACCGCCGGGGACCAGACGTGGGCCGAGCTCGTCGACGCCCGCGCCCTGCTCGACCTCCTCGACCCGGAGCGCCGCGAGGCCCTCGTCCTCACCCAGGTCCTCGGGTACACGTACGCGGAGGCCGCGGACATCGCGGGGGTGCGGGTCGGCACGATCCGGTCCCGGGTCGCCCGCGCCCGCGCGGACATGGTCGCCGCCCAGGACGCCGCCCGCGCCGCCGGGGAGGCCGGGGACCGGTCGCGGGCGACGGCCAGGACCGCGGGGCTCCCCGGGAGGGGGGACGACGCCACGCTCCGGCGGACCGGCGGTCTCCCCGGGGCCCCGGCCGCCCGGCGGCGCGGCCACCTGCGGGACGTCGGCTGA
- a CDS encoding aspartate kinase codes for MALVVQKYGGSSLENAERIRRVAERIVETKKKGNDVVVVCSAMGDTTDEFLDLAQQVNPVPPAREMDMLLTAGERISNALVAMAIESLGAEAQSFTGSQAGVITTERHGNARIVDVTPGRVQEALDRGKICLVAGFQGVNRETRDVTTLGRGGSDTTAVALAAALKADVCEIYSDVDGVYTADPRIVPNARKLEKISFEEMLEMAAVGAKILMLRCVEYARAFNVPLHVRSSFSSEPGTLVAGTMEEIPVEEAVLTGVAHDRSEAKVTVLGIPDTPGEAARVFRGIADAEINIDMVLQNISKVDSNRTDITFTCPRADGPRALEMLKAMQSTSDFQQVLYDDHIGKVSLVGAGMKSHPGVTADFCEALRDAGINIELISTSEIRISVLIRDTDLDKAVTALHERFQLGGDEEAVVYAGTGR; via the coding sequence GTGGCACTGGTCGTGCAGAAGTACGGTGGATCGTCGTTGGAGAACGCGGAGCGGATACGCCGCGTCGCGGAGCGGATCGTCGAGACCAAGAAGAAGGGGAACGACGTCGTCGTCGTGTGCTCGGCGATGGGGGACACCACCGACGAGTTCCTCGACCTCGCCCAGCAGGTCAACCCCGTGCCCCCGGCCCGTGAGATGGACATGCTGCTCACCGCCGGGGAGCGGATCTCCAACGCGCTCGTCGCCATGGCGATCGAGTCCCTCGGGGCGGAGGCCCAGTCCTTCACCGGGTCGCAGGCGGGGGTCATCACCACCGAACGGCACGGCAACGCGCGCATCGTCGACGTCACCCCGGGCCGGGTGCAGGAGGCCCTCGACCGCGGCAAGATCTGCCTCGTCGCCGGCTTCCAGGGCGTCAACCGGGAGACCCGGGACGTCACGACGCTCGGCCGGGGCGGCTCGGACACCACCGCCGTGGCCCTCGCCGCCGCACTCAAGGCCGACGTCTGCGAGATCTACTCCGACGTCGACGGGGTGTACACCGCGGACCCGCGGATCGTGCCGAACGCCCGGAAACTGGAGAAGATCTCCTTCGAGGAGATGCTCGAGATGGCCGCCGTGGGGGCGAAGATCCTCATGCTGCGGTGTGTGGAGTACGCCCGGGCGTTCAACGTGCCGCTCCACGTCCGTTCGTCATTCAGCAGTGAACCCGGCACCCTCGTCGCCGGAACAATGGAGGAGATCCCCGTGGAAGAAGCAGTTCTCACCGGCGTCGCGCACGACCGCTCCGAGGCCAAGGTCACCGTGCTCGGCATCCCGGACACCCCGGGCGAGGCCGCGCGGGTGTTCCGGGGGATCGCGGACGCCGAGATCAACATCGACATGGTGCTCCAGAACATCTCGAAGGTGGACTCCAACCGGACGGACATCACCTTCACCTGCCCCCGGGCCGACGGCCCCCGGGCGCTCGAGATGCTCAAGGCCATGCAGAGCACCTCCGACTTCCAGCAGGTCCTGTACGACGACCACATCGGCAAGGTCTCCCTCGTCGGCGCGGGGATGAAGTCCCACCCCGGCGTCACCGCGGACTTCTGCGAGGCGCTGCGCGACGCCGGGATCAACATCGAGCTCATCTCCACCTCCGAGATCCGGATCTCCGTGCTCATCCGGGACACGGACCTCGACAAGGCCGTCACCGCCCTCCACGAGCGCTTCCAGCTCGGCGGGGACGAGGAGGCCGTCGTCTACGCGGGGACCGGGCGCTGA
- a CDS encoding organic hydroperoxide resistance protein → MADSTEALYTGTALSTGGGRDGHVATDDRRIDLEVRPPKEMGGSGEGTNPEQLVAAGWAACFNGALQAIMRKEGVKVDTPPEVRVQSTINRDGEGFSISAAITATFHGVEQAVADDLVAKAHEFCPYSKATRGNVPTEVTATVA, encoded by the coding sequence ATGGCTGACTCGACTGAGGCTCTGTACACGGGAACGGCGCTGTCCACCGGGGGCGGCCGCGACGGTCACGTCGCCACCGACGACCGGCGGATCGACCTCGAGGTCCGGCCGCCGAAGGAGATGGGCGGCTCCGGCGAGGGCACGAACCCGGAGCAGCTCGTCGCCGCCGGCTGGGCCGCGTGCTTCAACGGCGCGCTCCAGGCGATCATGCGCAAGGAGGGCGTGAAGGTCGACACGCCGCCCGAGGTCCGCGTGCAGTCCACCATCAACCGCGACGGGGAGGGCTTCTCCATCAGCGCCGCGATCACGGCGACGTTCCACGGCGTCGAGCAGGCCGTGGCCGACGACCTCGTGGCGAAGGCGCACGAGTTCTGCCCGTACTCGAAGGCGACGCGCGGCAACGTGCCGACCGAGGTCACCGCCACCGTCGCGTGA
- a CDS encoding monovalent cation/H+ antiporter subunit D family protein → MAPTDVGALLPLFIAVPLIAAGLAAVAPWAVVRRTLGIVVPAAGVLGGAWLVAAVSGDTSTVAHAVGGYPGGVSIPLAADTFTGLMIVTTGLIALTANWFADAVGETAARFYPALTLMLIGGVWGAVLTADLFNLFVFVEVMLMPSYGLLAMTGTWARLASARMFVIVNLVTSAVLVIGVGFTYAVVGTTNLAALAGAAGPRGVSFADGVHGTQWQLVVALGLVLLALGVKAGMAPVHTWLPRAYPSTSPAVMSLFSGLHTKVGVYAIIRVFMVVFEGDPAWSWAIIVITVAGMLIGAFAGMAEASMRGVLAYQMVNGIPFILVALAFVAENPRLLLSAALFYMLHHMVTAGSLIMTAGAVEETYGTGRIRTLSGLLRRDPFPAAVFAAGALSIIGFPPFSGVWGKLALVLGVAGDGTWKAWLVVGAILVAGLGSLFSMLYVWREVFWGKPMSPKQMNPSLAVSPRFVLPGATLLAVSVAMFVGAGGVFALTNRAADDLTDTAPYVHAVLGGERGVGSVLDTDSFGVGAARPTDPSPDTPGTPVAPAPRGTADAPATSGAPAASHAPAAPAAPDTEAGDHR, encoded by the coding sequence ATGGCCCCGACGGACGTGGGAGCACTGCTCCCCCTCTTCATCGCCGTGCCCCTCATCGCGGCGGGCCTCGCGGCCGTCGCCCCGTGGGCCGTGGTGCGCCGCACGCTCGGGATCGTCGTCCCGGCGGCGGGCGTCCTCGGCGGCGCGTGGCTCGTCGCCGCCGTGTCCGGGGACACCTCGACCGTCGCCCACGCCGTCGGCGGCTACCCGGGCGGGGTGTCGATCCCGCTGGCCGCGGACACGTTCACCGGCCTCATGATCGTCACGACGGGCCTCATCGCCCTCACCGCGAACTGGTTCGCCGACGCCGTCGGGGAGACCGCCGCCCGCTTCTACCCGGCGCTGACGCTCATGCTCATCGGCGGCGTGTGGGGCGCCGTGCTCACCGCCGACCTGTTCAACCTCTTCGTGTTCGTCGAGGTCATGCTCATGCCCTCGTACGGGCTGCTCGCGATGACGGGGACGTGGGCGCGGCTCGCGTCGGCCCGGATGTTCGTCATCGTCAACCTCGTGACGTCGGCGGTGCTCGTCATCGGCGTCGGGTTCACGTACGCGGTGGTGGGGACGACGAACCTCGCCGCGCTCGCCGGGGCCGCCGGTCCGCGCGGGGTCTCCTTCGCCGACGGCGTCCACGGCACGCAGTGGCAGCTCGTCGTCGCCCTCGGCCTCGTCCTCCTCGCGCTCGGGGTGAAGGCCGGGATGGCCCCGGTCCACACGTGGCTCCCCCGCGCCTACCCGTCGACCTCGCCGGCGGTGATGTCCCTGTTCTCCGGCCTGCACACGAAGGTCGGCGTGTACGCCATCATCCGGGTGTTCATGGTCGTCTTCGAGGGCGACCCGGCGTGGTCGTGGGCGATCATCGTCATCACGGTCGCCGGGATGCTCATCGGCGCGTTCGCGGGCATGGCCGAGGCGTCGATGCGCGGGGTGCTGGCCTACCAGATGGTCAACGGCATCCCGTTCATCCTCGTCGCCCTCGCCTTCGTCGCGGAGAACCCCCGGCTGCTGCTCAGCGCCGCGCTGTTCTACATGCTCCACCACATGGTCACCGCCGGGTCGCTCATCATGACCGCCGGTGCGGTGGAGGAGACGTACGGCACCGGGCGGATCCGCACCCTCAGCGGGCTGCTGCGCCGCGACCCGTTCCCCGCCGCCGTGTTCGCGGCGGGGGCGCTGTCGATCATCGGCTTCCCGCCGTTCTCCGGGGTGTGGGGCAAGCTCGCCCTCGTCCTCGGCGTCGCCGGCGACGGGACGTGGAAGGCGTGGCTGGTCGTCGGCGCGATCCTCGTCGCCGGGCTCGGCAGCCTGTTCTCCATGCTCTACGTGTGGCGGGAGGTCTTCTGGGGCAAGCCGATGAGCCCGAAGCAGATGAACCCGTCGCTCGCGGTCTCGCCGCGCTTCGTGCTGCCGGGGGCGACGCTGCTCGCCGTGAGCGTCGCGATGTTCGTCGGGGCGGGCGGCGTGTTCGCGCTGACGAACCGGGCGGCCGACGACCTCACGGACACCGCCCCGTACGTCCACGCGGTGCTCGGCGGGGAGCGCGGCGTCGGCTCCGTCCTCGACACCGACTCGTTCGGGGTCGGGGCGGCCCGTCCGACGGACCCCTCCCCGGACACCCCGGGGACGCCCGTCGCCCCCGCCCCGCGCGGCACCGCCGACGCCCCGGCGACGTCCGGGGCACCGGCGGCCTCCCACGCCCCCGCCGCCCCCGCCGCCCCCGACACGGAAGCTGGTGACCACCGGTGA
- a CDS encoding cation:proton antiporter has product MSPTTFLTIAGGITIAVNALALLIVLWRAASTHNDARRAVLSDMVFFAMVGLFLSYCLFHRSAITYDVVMFAGLFGALTTIAYARIITRGRR; this is encoded by the coding sequence ATGAGCCCCACGACCTTCCTCACCATCGCGGGCGGCATCACGATCGCCGTCAACGCCCTCGCCCTGCTCATCGTCCTGTGGCGCGCGGCGTCCACGCACAACGACGCCCGGCGCGCGGTGCTCTCCGACATGGTGTTCTTCGCCATGGTCGGACTGTTCCTGTCCTACTGCCTGTTCCACCGGTCGGCGATCACGTACGACGTCGTCATGTTCGCCGGCCTCTTCGGCGCGTTGACGACCATCGCCTACGCCCGCATCATCACCCGAGGGAGGCGCTGA
- a CDS encoding Na+/H+ antiporter subunit E, with product MKLLRTVIHCARYVLWLTGQIIVESVAMVYDTFTTGRNIAPVVLYYPLRVTSERDIAALIASITMTPGTLALGVTGPKEVDYDAAAGNRDRHDASAVAGAEFDTHGLTNVQRFLAVHAMYGSEPEELLHDIAVMEAKLAPSVRKRKQQFDVKHLVERGTPGPRGYHGSRGGRARNEDAFDMEKVDSTPHAAAFVAAILAQEASRDPAHAHELADEIRQEIAERNARRARGDDVSPFPSTWPSPGDAARLGEQDGTQDLRADLADRRPPGDTVPDTPPPGHSDAVGTDIRRSIDRARRDGIPLSSVDETQAPRGGSRRPPSGPRPDGRTDRAPDPDPRPDRRPAPDPERNDDR from the coding sequence GTGAAGCTGCTCAGGACCGTCATCCACTGCGCGCGGTACGTCCTCTGGCTGACCGGCCAGATCATCGTCGAGTCCGTCGCGATGGTCTACGACACGTTCACGACCGGCCGCAACATCGCCCCCGTCGTCCTCTACTACCCCCTGCGCGTGACCTCCGAACGGGACATCGCCGCCCTCATCGCGTCGATCACGATGACCCCGGGCACCCTCGCCCTCGGCGTGACCGGCCCCAAGGAGGTCGACTACGACGCCGCCGCCGGCAACCGCGACCGGCACGACGCCTCCGCCGTCGCCGGCGCGGAGTTCGACACGCACGGCCTGACGAACGTCCAGCGCTTCCTCGCCGTCCACGCCATGTACGGCTCCGAACCGGAGGAGCTGCTCCACGACATCGCCGTCATGGAGGCGAAGCTCGCCCCGTCCGTCCGGAAGCGCAAGCAGCAATTCGACGTCAAGCACCTCGTCGAGCGCGGCACGCCGGGACCGCGCGGCTACCACGGCAGCCGCGGTGGCCGTGCCCGCAACGAGGACGCCTTCGACATGGAGAAGGTGGACTCGACGCCCCACGCCGCCGCGTTCGTCGCCGCGATCCTCGCCCAGGAGGCGTCCCGCGACCCCGCCCACGCCCACGAGCTCGCCGACGAGATCCGCCAGGAGATCGCCGAACGCAACGCCCGCCGCGCCCGCGGCGACGACGTCTCCCCGTTCCCCTCGACGTGGCCCAGCCCGGGCGACGCCGCCCGCCTCGGTGAACAGGACGGCACCCAGGACCTCCGGGCCGACCTCGCCGACCGCCGGCCGCCCGGGGACACGGTGCCCGACACCCCGCCGCCCGGCCACTCCGACGCCGTCGGGACGGACATCCGCCGGAGCATCGACCGGGCCCGGCGCGACGGCATCCCCCTGAGCAGCGTCGACGAGACGCAGGCACCGCGCGGAGGGTCCCGTCGTCCCCCCTCCGGGCCCCGCCCCGACGGCCGCACCGACCGCGCCCCCGACCCCGACCCCCGACCCGACCGCCGCCCGGCCCCCGACCCAGAGAGGAACGACGACCGATGA
- a CDS encoding Na+/H+ antiporter subunit G — protein MSGVTTLLAAGGEAAGQVKEFHDPNWFAAVLIGVLAVCGSVMVLGSAVAMYLAPDALSQINMVGPAVGVGLPLLVAANLVYSWSTEGFILAEFVKAIVAIVALLVVAAMGSFIMGRALHATHWDHTVPLSGGERAKEPR, from the coding sequence ATGTCCGGAGTGACGACGCTGCTCGCCGCCGGTGGCGAGGCCGCCGGCCAGGTCAAGGAGTTCCACGACCCGAACTGGTTCGCCGCGGTCCTCATCGGCGTCCTCGCCGTGTGCGGGTCCGTCATGGTCCTCGGGTCGGCGGTGGCGATGTACCTCGCCCCGGACGCGCTGAGCCAGATCAACATGGTCGGCCCGGCCGTCGGGGTGGGGTTGCCGCTGCTCGTCGCGGCGAACCTCGTGTACTCGTGGTCGACGGAGGGGTTCATCCTCGCCGAGTTCGTCAAGGCGATCGTCGCGATCGTCGCGCTGCTCGTCGTCGCGGCGATGGGGTCGTTCATCATGGGCCGCGCCCTGCACGCGACGCACTGGGACCACACCGTGCCGCTGTCCGGCGGCGAACGCGCGAAGGAACCGCGCTAG
- a CDS encoding aspartate-semialdehyde dehydrogenase — MTTLAVVGATGQVGRVMRTLLEERGFPADRVRFFASARSAGTTLPFRGEDITVEDTAATSTEDLRGIDIALFSAGGGTSREHAPRFAEAGAVVVDNSSAWRKDPEVPLVVSEVNPDDVTARPRGIIANPNCTTMAAMPVLGPLHRAAGLTRLRVSSYQAVSGSGVAGVTALEEQVRRAVGDGDGGVLRDLVLDGSALGGPDGLSADELGPYVAPIAFNALPFAGALVDDGSRETDEEQKLRNESRKILGIPDLRVAGTCVRVPVFTGHTMTVHAEFSRPVTPDEAEGILADAPGVELVEVPTPLAAAGRDESLVGRIRQDGSVDDNRGLVLVVSGDNLRKGAALNTIQIAELVLDRG, encoded by the coding sequence ATGACCACACTCGCCGTCGTCGGCGCGACCGGACAGGTCGGCCGCGTCATGCGCACCCTCCTCGAGGAGCGGGGGTTCCCCGCCGACCGGGTGCGCTTCTTCGCCTCCGCCCGCTCGGCCGGGACCACCCTCCCGTTCCGGGGTGAGGACATCACCGTCGAGGACACCGCCGCGACGTCGACCGAGGACCTGCGGGGCATCGACATCGCCCTGTTCTCCGCCGGCGGGGGCACGTCCCGCGAGCACGCGCCGCGGTTCGCCGAGGCCGGGGCGGTCGTCGTCGACAACTCCTCGGCGTGGCGGAAGGACCCGGAGGTCCCGCTCGTCGTCTCGGAGGTCAACCCGGACGACGTCACGGCGCGGCCGCGGGGCATCATCGCCAACCCGAACTGCACGACGATGGCGGCGATGCCCGTCCTCGGGCCGCTCCACCGCGCCGCGGGTCTCACCCGCCTGCGCGTGAGCTCCTACCAGGCCGTCTCCGGGTCCGGGGTCGCCGGGGTCACGGCGCTCGAGGAGCAGGTCCGGCGCGCCGTCGGCGACGGTGACGGCGGGGTGCTGCGGGACCTCGTGCTCGACGGCTCCGCGCTCGGCGGCCCGGACGGGCTGTCCGCCGACGAGCTCGGGCCGTACGTCGCGCCCATCGCCTTCAACGCGCTGCCCTTCGCCGGCGCCCTCGTCGACGACGGCTCCCGGGAGACCGACGAGGAGCAGAAGCTGCGCAACGAGTCGCGGAAGATCCTCGGGATCCCCGACCTCCGCGTCGCGGGCACGTGCGTCCGGGTGCCGGTCTTCACCGGCCACACCATGACCGTCCACGCGGAGTTCTCCCGGCCGGTCACCCCGGACGAGGCCGAGGGGATCCTCGCCGACGCCCCGGGGGTCGAGCTCGTCGAGGTGCCGACGCCCCTCGCCGCGGCCGGGCGCGACGAGTCCCTCGTCGGCCGGATCCGGCAGGACGGGTCGGTCGACGACAACCGCGGCCTCGTCCTCGTCGTGTCGGGGGACAACCTCCGCAAGGGGGCGGCGCTCAACACGATCCAGATCGCGGAGCTGGTGCTCGACCGCGGCTGA